The Nitrospira tepida genome includes a window with the following:
- a CDS encoding tetratricopeptide repeat protein yields the protein MVKKLSGALFLLGVALTGAYALPSLEEKRPPHVRAEELGYLPKGQYLRLASLGYRQIVADIIWLQAVQHLGARTDTKQGYRWTYHAVDVLTDLDPTFVPAYQAAGTILGVWAGRTQESIAILKKGMQHNPEVWQLPFLIGYDYFYELCDPSSAARYLQIAAMLPGAPEYLPRLAARMAVEAGDPEAALEFLEGLVRQTNDERLRTVLTERMKHVMQERNLRFLDAAVSRYSASYHKGPGTLEDMIAKKIIDAIPADPFGGQYVLNAEGQVQSTAHRERLRLHQQGSCQR from the coding sequence ATGGTGAAGAAATTATCTGGAGCGTTGTTCCTCCTGGGGGTAGCTTTGACGGGAGCGTATGCCTTGCCTTCTCTGGAGGAGAAGCGCCCTCCCCACGTCAGAGCAGAGGAACTAGGATACCTTCCCAAAGGACAATATTTAAGATTGGCGTCATTGGGTTATCGACAGATAGTGGCTGACATTATCTGGCTGCAAGCCGTGCAGCACCTTGGTGCTCGGACTGACACCAAGCAAGGTTACCGCTGGACCTATCATGCGGTCGATGTGCTTACAGACTTGGATCCAACGTTTGTTCCAGCCTATCAGGCAGCGGGCACTATTTTGGGTGTATGGGCGGGACGAACTCAGGAAAGTATCGCGATCTTGAAGAAAGGAATGCAGCATAATCCTGAAGTGTGGCAACTGCCATTTCTGATCGGCTACGACTACTTCTATGAACTATGCGATCCTTCCAGTGCTGCCCGATACCTTCAAATCGCTGCGATGCTTCCGGGCGCTCCAGAGTACTTGCCTAGATTAGCTGCAAGGATGGCTGTGGAAGCCGGCGACCCAGAAGCGGCTCTTGAATTTCTGGAGGGATTGGTTCGGCAAACCAACGACGAACGATTGCGCACAGTGCTGACCGAACGAATGAAACATGTGATGCAGGAACGGAATCTTCGCTTCCTCGATGCGGCTGTCAGCAGATATTCTGCCTCATATCACAAAGGGCCGGGCACACTCGAGGACATGATTGCCAAAAAGATCATCGATGCGATTCCTGCCGATCCGTTTGGAGGACAGTATGTTCTGAATGCTGAAGGACAGGTCCAGAGCACTGCCCATCGCGAACGTCTGCGCCTTCATCAACAGGGGAGCTGTCAAAGGTGA
- a CDS encoding O-antigen ligase family protein has product MMVHKGAEPQHAPIIGIACMVVFSPLLDGGTTHLAVMVIRLMILSLLGLLFWNSVTNRQLTWPSLPIGMPVMIFLTLALLSVLFSDYTNQSWQWLLVLASYALFLYLVTSFVTQWEHIRKIVVAILCVGTAEAAWALWQGLIWKVQRSHGTFFNPNFLAGYLCVSWTLLIGLLVCLRIRWRCVCFPKSFHAMTILAITGILAILLGALIWTGSRGGLIAMMAGTGVVLALRYGLWRATAVIVMALTCLMMVPNPIRERSIDEHMANTASYARWQMWQRALAIMADHPLGVGLGLYQYISPRYGFPIEGEITRYGRSAQTPHNEYLQIGVELGVAAIAVFVWAVILTGRHVAFLLKQRLTRWQRGMILGMSGGVASILTHAALDSNLHEPAIAILFTVCLGLLFCAAAFQRRYRQSVTIVPMRSRRLWGVLTATLVLTLGFEIVRLGVAWSAFETGSRHSSEHQISAAIESLRLAASLDPGKALYHRALAMQYVNQYEQAGKHEAARAALQELERATELNPLDGRLHGLLGDLYFQWSFLHEALGQEQRRVLQGNSLRAYHRAAELAPFVAYYRFRLAKLYSLLGDPRSAEQHARELLLLEPNYLPARGLLAGLYVDLKRISEARQELQEIHERRLRFASWPKNPLEVSFLTVDVAPIRVVLDQQQTSG; this is encoded by the coding sequence ATGATGGTGCACAAAGGGGCGGAGCCTCAACATGCTCCGATCATAGGCATTGCCTGTATGGTCGTCTTCTCTCCTCTATTAGACGGAGGAACGACTCATCTGGCAGTCATGGTGATTCGCCTGATGATCCTAAGCTTACTTGGCTTACTGTTCTGGAACAGCGTCACCAACAGACAATTGACGTGGCCTTCGCTGCCGATCGGAATGCCGGTGATGATATTTTTGACTTTAGCCCTGCTCTCGGTGCTTTTCTCCGACTATACGAACCAAAGCTGGCAATGGTTGCTGGTGCTAGCGAGCTACGCATTGTTTCTTTACTTGGTTACATCTTTTGTTACCCAATGGGAACATATAAGGAAAATCGTTGTCGCTATCCTATGTGTGGGCACTGCTGAAGCCGCATGGGCACTATGGCAAGGGCTTATATGGAAAGTTCAACGTTCACACGGGACCTTTTTCAATCCGAATTTTCTTGCCGGATACCTGTGCGTGAGTTGGACTCTTCTCATTGGTCTATTAGTGTGCTTGAGGATCAGATGGCGCTGCGTTTGTTTCCCCAAATCATTCCATGCGATGACCATCCTGGCAATCACGGGGATTTTGGCAATCTTATTAGGCGCCCTTATATGGACAGGCTCGCGCGGCGGTCTCATCGCTATGATGGCAGGCACGGGAGTGGTATTGGCGTTGCGATATGGTTTATGGCGAGCAACAGCCGTGATAGTCATGGCCCTCACATGTCTCATGATGGTCCCTAACCCAATTCGTGAGCGAAGCATTGACGAGCATATGGCCAATACGGCGAGCTATGCACGCTGGCAAATGTGGCAGCGTGCGCTTGCCATCATGGCCGATCATCCCTTGGGAGTCGGACTGGGCCTGTATCAATACATATCTCCCCGATATGGATTTCCCATTGAAGGGGAAATCACACGGTACGGGCGAAGCGCTCAAACCCCTCACAATGAGTATCTCCAGATCGGTGTCGAACTGGGAGTGGCGGCAATTGCTGTATTTGTATGGGCGGTCATTCTGACGGGACGTCATGTTGCTTTTTTGCTTAAGCAGCGACTGACGCGATGGCAGCGAGGGATGATACTGGGTATGAGCGGCGGTGTGGCATCCATTCTGACGCACGCCGCGCTCGACTCCAACTTGCACGAACCAGCGATTGCGATTCTCTTTACGGTCTGTCTTGGCCTTCTTTTTTGTGCCGCAGCGTTCCAACGCAGATATCGACAATCAGTCACAATCGTACCGATGAGGTCGCGTCGTTTATGGGGAGTACTTACGGCGACGTTGGTTCTTACACTGGGATTTGAGATTGTTCGCTTGGGTGTTGCGTGGTCGGCATTCGAAACCGGGTCACGGCACTCCTCGGAGCATCAGATATCTGCCGCCATTGAAAGTCTTCGCCTTGCCGCTTCTCTAGATCCCGGAAAAGCTTTGTATCATCGTGCCTTGGCTATGCAATACGTGAACCAATATGAGCAGGCTGGAAAACATGAAGCGGCCCGAGCAGCACTTCAAGAATTAGAGAGGGCTACCGAGCTCAACCCTCTTGACGGCAGACTTCATGGACTCCTGGGAGATCTTTATTTTCAGTGGTCCTTCCTGCATGAGGCGTTGGGGCAGGAGCAGCGACGAGTCCTGCAAGGGAACTCACTGCGTGCCTATCATCGCGCTGCCGAATTGGCCCCTTTTGTCGCGTACTATCGGTTTAGACTGGCCAAACTGTATTCGTTGCTTGGCGATCCGAGAAGCGCAGAACAGCATGCACGTGAGCTCCTTCTCTTGGAACCAAACTACCTGCCTGCGCGCGGGTTGCTGGCTGGATTGTACGTGGATCTCAAGCGAATAAGTGAGGCACGCCAAGAGTTGCAAGAGATTCATGAGCGTCGGCTGCGTTTCGCCAGTTGGCCGAAGAACCCTCTCGAAGTGTCATTTCTGACAGTGGACGTAGCTCCAATCAGGGTGGTTCTTGATCAGCAACAGACGTCCGGATAA
- a CDS encoding type IV pilin protein, whose product MLQRSRSEQGFTLIELMIVVAIIGILAAIAIPNFLRYQAKARQSEAKTNLGAIFVAETSYFGEQSRYGSFQEIGYALAGASNRYTYRSPTTGGNGGSGGTANVDQLNPPAPLAATAENTVVASNASTAAGAVGFTATATGNLDNDPNPDQWHVNDIKQNLQQADTDDVTG is encoded by the coding sequence ATGTTACAACGGTCTCGAAGTGAGCAAGGTTTTACGCTGATCGAGTTGATGATCGTTGTTGCGATCATCGGTATTCTGGCGGCGATTGCGATTCCTAACTTCCTGCGTTATCAGGCGAAGGCGCGCCAATCAGAGGCCAAGACCAACTTGGGCGCGATCTTTGTGGCAGAAACGTCGTATTTTGGAGAACAATCTCGGTACGGTAGTTTTCAGGAAATCGGCTATGCATTGGCTGGTGCGTCCAACCGGTACACGTACCGGAGCCCGACCACCGGCGGTAATGGTGGCTCAGGCGGCACTGCGAACGTTGATCAGCTTAATCCCCCTGCTCCTCTTGCGGCTACAGCAGAAAATACGGTGGTGGCTTCCAATGCAAGCACGGCCGCAGGCGCTGTTGGTTTCACTGCCACAGCGACTGGAAATCTCGACAACGATCCGAATCCGGACCAGTGGCACGTGAACGATATCAAGCAAAACCTGCAGCAAGCGGATACCGACGACGTGACTGGTTAG
- a CDS encoding prepilin-type N-terminal cleavage/methylation domain-containing protein, with protein sequence MKFIQSRNGFTLIELMVVVAIIGILAAIAAPAYMAWRAKSIQSEAKSNLAGVYVTEVAFYGEHSRYSGFTETGYQVAGATQRYTYRAQVTDSAATPGVIEVLAPMSGPSAENTVVAAASMTATTPGFTATATGNIDNDPTIDQWHVNDLKNGLTVADVNDPGF encoded by the coding sequence ATGAAATTTATCCAATCACGGAACGGATTTACGCTGATTGAATTGATGGTGGTGGTTGCCATTATCGGAATTCTTGCGGCCATCGCTGCTCCGGCCTACATGGCTTGGCGGGCCAAGAGCATTCAATCGGAAGCAAAGAGTAATCTAGCTGGCGTATATGTGACGGAGGTCGCATTTTATGGTGAACATTCACGATATAGCGGGTTTACGGAAACCGGGTACCAGGTGGCAGGAGCGACGCAGCGATATACCTATCGGGCGCAGGTTACTGATAGTGCCGCAACTCCGGGTGTGATCGAGGTGCTCGCTCCTATGTCAGGTCCTTCTGCAGAGAACACAGTTGTCGCTGCCGCCTCCATGACTGCGACCACTCCGGGGTTTACCGCAACCGCTACAGGCAATATTGACAACGATCCCACAATTGATCAATGGCACGTAAATGACTTGAAAAACGGTTTAACGGTTGCCGATGTCAACGACCCGGGATTCTAA
- a CDS encoding tetratricopeptide repeat protein gives MMHHFPILICSRSVRSPWRQQRLDFLALSMLLASIAITACAATSSSPKASDQPAESASTAARATEPMDPRASYHFMRGNLAEMQQDYETAIREYQAALTVDSHSNLLKTRVASLYFSMGDVNNALLYADQVPVEEVKDAQTLAHLAGIYTGAGKPDKALRLYSHATVADPGKSELYFAKGLLLINLKRYPEAEEAFREGLKIAPEAPMGHYYLGRLALEARRPDQAATEFERAIDLNPSFEQAYLALGALHESRQETDKAVAVYRRYLRGNYPHSREMRQQLVRVFLQGREYQRALHELEELIAQDPSDLDAQLRISLVYGEMKEYPKAIEKLKNILRERPGELRVRDYLAMVYEENKQVDQAALAYEENLRIDPTYYDSHLHYGFLLYRQKRWADAAPHLVEAVRLNPKQPDGHLLLGLTHLQAEQFDLASQAFEQGVRFHPSNADLHFNLGTVYDKMDRFEDVVRAMEKTLQIDPKHADALNYLGYSYAERGIKIEEAVSLTQRAVALKPNNGYYIDSLGWAFFKKGEVAEALIEIKKAAALVGDDPVIYEHLGEIYLKQGRSTEAREAWLKSLELDPNNIKLMERFREVGLGDPSHEERIQQAKRRVSEQMSSQHSPR, from the coding sequence ATGATGCACCACTTTCCCATACTCATCTGCTCCCGCAGCGTCCGCTCTCCCTGGAGGCAACAACGGCTGGATTTCCTGGCGCTCTCGATGTTGCTTGCGTCGATAGCCATCACGGCTTGCGCTGCGACTTCTTCGTCGCCCAAGGCATCCGACCAGCCGGCCGAGTCGGCATCGACGGCCGCCCGCGCAACAGAGCCGATGGATCCGCGTGCTTCGTATCATTTCATGCGCGGGAACCTGGCGGAAATGCAACAAGATTACGAGACGGCCATTCGCGAATATCAAGCGGCCCTAACGGTCGATTCCCACTCGAATCTTCTTAAGACAAGAGTTGCAAGTTTGTATTTCTCGATGGGTGATGTGAACAATGCATTGTTGTACGCCGACCAGGTTCCGGTGGAGGAAGTGAAAGATGCGCAAACGCTGGCGCATTTGGCCGGAATCTATACGGGTGCCGGGAAGCCGGACAAGGCGCTTCGCCTGTACTCGCATGCGACCGTGGCTGATCCCGGAAAATCGGAACTGTATTTTGCGAAAGGGCTCCTGTTGATCAATCTGAAACGCTATCCCGAAGCCGAAGAAGCCTTTCGGGAAGGACTCAAGATTGCTCCTGAGGCTCCGATGGGGCATTATTACCTGGGACGGCTTGCGTTGGAGGCCAGACGGCCGGATCAGGCCGCGACGGAGTTTGAGCGTGCCATCGATCTTAATCCCTCATTTGAGCAGGCCTATCTTGCGTTGGGCGCCCTCCACGAATCCCGCCAAGAAACAGACAAGGCTGTAGCGGTGTATCGGCGGTATCTTCGAGGCAATTACCCACACAGTCGGGAAATGCGCCAGCAATTAGTCCGTGTCTTTCTTCAAGGGCGTGAGTATCAGCGGGCGCTTCACGAGTTGGAGGAACTGATCGCTCAAGATCCGAGCGACCTTGATGCCCAACTCAGGATCAGCCTCGTCTACGGCGAAATGAAGGAGTATCCGAAGGCGATCGAAAAGCTCAAGAATATTCTGCGGGAGAGGCCTGGCGAACTACGCGTGCGCGATTATCTCGCCATGGTGTACGAGGAGAACAAACAGGTTGACCAGGCGGCGTTGGCCTATGAGGAGAACCTTCGAATTGATCCGACCTATTATGACAGCCACTTGCACTATGGATTCCTGCTGTATCGACAGAAGCGCTGGGCAGACGCCGCCCCACATCTTGTTGAAGCAGTTCGCTTGAATCCGAAGCAGCCGGATGGGCATTTGTTGCTGGGATTGACACATCTTCAGGCGGAGCAATTTGATCTCGCATCGCAGGCATTTGAACAAGGGGTTCGGTTCCACCCATCAAACGCCGATCTGCATTTCAATCTTGGGACCGTCTACGACAAAATGGATCGATTTGAGGACGTGGTGCGGGCGATGGAGAAAACGCTCCAGATCGATCCCAAACATGCGGATGCTCTCAATTATTTGGGCTACAGTTATGCGGAGCGAGGTATCAAGATCGAGGAAGCGGTTTCCCTCACTCAACGAGCGGTCGCGCTAAAACCCAATAACGGCTACTATATCGATAGCTTAGGATGGGCTTTTTTTAAGAAAGGAGAAGTGGCCGAAGCATTGATTGAGATCAAAAAAGCCGCGGCGCTTGTCGGAGATGATCCGGTGATCTATGAGCATCTCGGCGAAATCTATCTCAAACAGGGACGTTCGACTGAAGCCCGTGAAGCATGGCTCAAGTCCCTTGAGTTGGATCCTAACAATATTAAGCTGATGGAGCGTTTTCGCGAAGTAGGCCTGGGTGATCCCTCTCACGAGGAGCGAATTCAACAGGCCAAGCGCCGTGTGTCCGAACAGATGTCCTCCCAGCATTCCCCGCGGTAA
- the dnaB gene encoding replicative DNA helicase — MSATDILNPKVPPQNIEAEQCILGAILLDKDALNKAVEMLTEEDFYRSAHRKIFAAMMDLSEANEEIDSITLAERLKARGDLEAVGGVAYLAELVHIVPSAANVRYHCKIVHEKALVRGLITVSTDIITRGYEGDTPVGDLLDSAEQAVFRLAEGKLGRSFTPLKDVIKESLDLVDRLSKRKEHVTGVPTGYLDLDNMLAGLQPSDLVVVAGRPSMGKTSLALGMAQYAAISSHHTVGIFSLEMSKPQLVLRMLSSEARVDSHSLRIGRLAKEDWWRLAEAAGRLEQAPIYIDDSGAMTVQQMRAKARRLKAERGLDLIVVDYLQLIQGRSDAESRQQEISDISRSLKGLAKELNVPVIALSQLSRAVESRKPPIPVLADLRESGAIEQDADVVMFIYREEMYEPESEKKGIAEILIRKHRNGPVGECQLFFHDRYAKFENLENREGL; from the coding sequence ATGAGTGCGACCGATATTCTCAACCCGAAGGTGCCCCCTCAGAATATCGAAGCTGAACAATGCATCCTCGGCGCCATCCTTCTGGACAAGGATGCGTTGAATAAAGCCGTCGAGATGCTCACGGAAGAAGACTTCTACCGGTCCGCCCATCGGAAGATCTTTGCCGCAATGATGGATCTTTCAGAGGCCAATGAAGAAATTGACTCTATCACGCTCGCTGAGCGGTTGAAAGCACGGGGCGACCTCGAGGCAGTCGGGGGCGTCGCCTATCTGGCTGAACTGGTTCACATCGTGCCCAGCGCGGCAAATGTTCGGTATCACTGCAAGATCGTTCATGAAAAGGCCCTGGTGCGCGGGTTGATCACGGTCTCGACGGACATCATTACGCGCGGATACGAAGGGGACACGCCCGTCGGTGATCTGCTGGATTCTGCGGAGCAGGCGGTCTTCCGCTTGGCGGAAGGCAAGCTCGGGCGGTCCTTTACGCCGTTAAAGGACGTGATCAAAGAAAGCCTGGACCTTGTCGATCGACTGTCGAAGCGAAAAGAACATGTGACTGGTGTGCCGACCGGCTATCTCGACCTGGACAATATGCTGGCAGGTCTTCAACCATCCGATCTTGTCGTCGTGGCCGGGCGGCCCAGCATGGGGAAAACCAGCCTTGCGCTCGGCATGGCACAGTATGCGGCGATCTCAAGTCATCACACCGTCGGCATCTTCAGCCTGGAAATGTCGAAGCCGCAACTGGTTCTGCGCATGCTCAGCTCGGAGGCTCGCGTCGACTCCCACTCGCTGCGGATCGGTCGCTTGGCGAAAGAAGACTGGTGGCGATTGGCGGAGGCTGCGGGTCGCCTGGAACAGGCTCCCATTTATATTGATGATTCCGGCGCCATGACCGTGCAGCAAATGCGGGCCAAGGCGCGCCGTCTCAAGGCTGAGCGAGGACTGGATCTGATTGTCGTAGACTATCTGCAACTAATCCAAGGCCGGAGTGATGCGGAGTCGCGCCAGCAGGAAATTTCCGATATCTCGCGCTCGCTGAAAGGGCTGGCCAAGGAACTGAATGTGCCAGTGATCGCGCTGTCGCAGTTGAGTCGGGCGGTTGAATCAAGAAAGCCCCCAATCCCGGTTCTGGCGGATCTGCGCGAAAGCGGTGCGATCGAACAGGATGCCGACGTCGTGATGTTCATTTATCGGGAAGAGATGTACGAGCCAGAATCGGAGAAAAAGGGTATTGCCGAGATTCTCATTCGGAAGCATCGGAACGGGCCGGTGGGGGAGTGTCAGTTGTTCTTCCACGACCGGTACGCCAAGTTCGAGAATCTTGAGAATCGCGAAGGCCTTTGA
- the hisZ gene encoding ATP phosphoribosyltransferase regulatory subunit, with translation MLGPTTGRSLLPVGITTILPETARRVRQLEDALLATLGRWGYHEIILPTFEYLDVLSPGLQARAIEKGYQLTDRTTGRTLVLRPDATAQIARTVAMGMLGDRLPLRLAYRTTVFRYEPEHLGRDRELLQVGAELIGLPDMEADTEIIALMIECLRRIGVKSFKISLGHAGFLQGLLRRTGMGPAARKEAEHAAARKDIPKLEELLAKERIPSRRARAVLEAPGLYGREEVLERGRALAGRDRVVCAALDRLGAVYRALEESGFREHLLLDLGELRGLDYYDGIVFDVFAEGVGYELGGGGRYDHLLGRFGRMSPSTGFAFDVDRLFQVSEQIEISTSASEAEVLVVAPKSQASAMRRVAQLLRMRGVCAILGRPLAAGSRAIGDAIDEARRLGAIRLIFLGVPPTTPEQAVLIEPALLPLGAARMPSSVLTIAGARVLSVDTVADALTKAPRKS, from the coding sequence ATGCTCGGTCCGACCACCGGTCGATCGCTCCTGCCCGTCGGTATCACCACGATCCTACCAGAAACCGCTCGACGGGTTCGCCAGTTGGAAGATGCCCTGCTGGCGACGCTCGGTCGATGGGGTTATCACGAGATCATTCTCCCCACGTTCGAATACCTCGATGTGTTGTCACCCGGACTGCAGGCGCGGGCAATCGAAAAGGGGTATCAACTGACGGATCGTACGACCGGCCGGACGCTGGTGCTGCGGCCGGACGCGACGGCCCAGATTGCTCGGACCGTGGCGATGGGGATGTTGGGCGACCGGCTTCCGCTGCGGCTGGCCTATCGCACCACCGTTTTTCGCTACGAGCCCGAGCACTTGGGGCGGGACCGAGAACTGCTCCAGGTTGGGGCGGAACTCATCGGGCTTCCGGATATGGAGGCCGACACGGAGATCATCGCATTGATGATCGAGTGCTTGCGCCGCATCGGGGTCAAATCGTTCAAGATCTCACTGGGGCACGCCGGGTTTTTGCAGGGGCTGTTGCGCCGGACGGGCATGGGGCCGGCGGCTCGAAAAGAAGCCGAACACGCGGCGGCGCGAAAGGACATTCCGAAGCTTGAAGAACTGCTGGCCAAGGAGCGAATCCCATCCCGGCGCGCCAGAGCCGTTCTCGAGGCCCCTGGGCTCTATGGCCGGGAGGAAGTGTTGGAAAGGGGGCGGGCCTTGGCCGGCCGCGATCGAGTGGTCTGTGCCGCCCTCGACCGTCTCGGTGCGGTCTATCGGGCACTTGAAGAGAGCGGGTTCCGTGAGCACCTCCTTTTGGACCTTGGGGAGTTGCGGGGCTTGGACTATTACGACGGCATCGTTTTCGACGTATTTGCCGAGGGGGTGGGATATGAACTCGGCGGAGGGGGGCGCTACGACCACCTCTTAGGACGTTTCGGACGGATGTCCCCTTCCACGGGTTTTGCCTTCGATGTCGATCGGCTTTTTCAAGTTTCCGAACAGATCGAAATCAGCACCTCGGCATCCGAGGCCGAGGTGCTCGTGGTCGCTCCAAAGTCTCAGGCCTCCGCGATGCGGCGCGTGGCCCAGCTTCTGCGGATGCGTGGGGTCTGCGCCATCCTCGGCAGGCCGCTGGCAGCCGGCTCGCGCGCAATCGGTGATGCGATCGACGAAGCCAGGCGTCTTGGGGCTATCAGGCTGATCTTCTTGGGTGTGCCTCCAACCACCCCCGAGCAAGCGGTATTGATCGAGCCGGCCTTGTTGCCGCTGGGTGCCGCCCGTATGCCCAGTTCTGTGCTCACGATCGCCGGGGCACGCGTACTCTCTGTTGATACTGTGGCGGATGCCCTGACCAAAGCCCCTCGGAAATCATGA
- the serA gene encoding phosphoglycerate dehydrogenase — MKILVSDSLSKQGVELLEKAGFQVVVKTKLPKDELLKEIRDCDGLIVRSGTKVTAEVIAAGERLKVVGRAGSGLDNVDSQAATRRGIVVMNTPGGNTVTTAEHTMAMIFAMTRRIPQATASMRAGKWEKEKFMGMELYNKTLGIVGVGQIGGYLAKLAQGIAMTVIAYDPYLAEERAKKMGIEIVDLDELYGRADIISVHTPLTAETKSLINAQAIAKMKPGVMIVNCARGGIVNEADLYEALKTKRVSAAAFDVFEEEPAKPDHPLLMLDNFISTPHIGASTTEAQENVAVGIAEQIVDYFSKGIARGAVNIPSVPPELLPRLQPYLSLAEKVGLTQAQLYEGGLERVTVEYNGEVAGLSVAPLTIAVLRGLLTPILGNDVNYVNAPVLAKDRGIEVKEVKSSDAGDFTSVIRVRVESGKKVHHVAGTLFHKKDPRIIEIDRFQVEIFPEGHMLLIQNVDRPGVIGAVSSALGDHQINIARMQCSREERGGNALLIIGLDAPIAPAIVERIRTSPNILSVKVVDLSPGL; from the coding sequence ATGAAAATTCTTGTGAGCGACAGTTTGTCGAAACAGGGGGTTGAGCTTCTTGAGAAGGCCGGCTTTCAGGTTGTGGTCAAGACCAAGTTGCCGAAGGACGAGCTGTTGAAGGAGATCCGGGATTGCGACGGACTCATTGTCCGGTCCGGCACGAAGGTGACCGCTGAGGTCATCGCGGCCGGCGAACGGCTCAAGGTCGTGGGCCGCGCCGGCTCGGGACTGGACAACGTTGATAGCCAGGCGGCGACCCGTCGGGGCATCGTCGTGATGAACACGCCCGGCGGCAACACGGTGACCACCGCCGAACATACCATGGCCATGATCTTTGCCATGACGCGGCGGATTCCTCAAGCCACCGCGTCAATGCGAGCCGGCAAGTGGGAAAAAGAAAAGTTCATGGGTATGGAGCTGTACAACAAGACCTTGGGGATCGTCGGAGTCGGACAGATCGGCGGCTATTTGGCGAAACTGGCCCAGGGCATTGCCATGACGGTTATTGCCTACGATCCATACCTTGCCGAGGAGCGGGCCAAGAAGATGGGGATCGAGATCGTCGATCTCGACGAGTTGTACGGTCGAGCCGACATCATTTCCGTGCACACGCCGCTGACGGCGGAAACCAAATCGCTGATCAATGCGCAGGCCATTGCGAAGATGAAACCCGGGGTGATGATCGTGAACTGCGCGCGAGGCGGAATCGTCAATGAGGCGGATCTCTACGAGGCTCTCAAGACGAAACGGGTCTCCGCGGCCGCGTTCGATGTCTTCGAAGAAGAGCCGGCCAAGCCGGATCACCCGTTGCTGATGCTGGATAACTTTATTTCCACCCCGCATATCGGCGCTTCGACAACCGAAGCGCAGGAGAACGTGGCCGTGGGGATTGCCGAGCAAATCGTCGATTACTTCAGCAAAGGCATCGCCCGGGGGGCCGTCAACATTCCCTCGGTGCCGCCGGAGTTGTTGCCGCGGCTTCAACCCTATCTCTCGCTGGCCGAGAAAGTCGGGTTGACCCAGGCGCAACTCTATGAGGGCGGTCTTGAACGGGTGACAGTGGAGTACAACGGCGAAGTGGCCGGCCTCTCCGTCGCGCCGCTCACCATCGCCGTGCTCAGGGGGCTCTTGACGCCGATCCTGGGCAACGACGTGAATTATGTGAATGCGCCAGTCCTGGCTAAAGATCGCGGCATCGAGGTCAAAGAGGTCAAGAGCAGCGATGCCGGCGATTTCACGAGCGTGATTCGGGTGCGGGTCGAATCGGGGAAAAAGGTTCATCACGTGGCCGGCACGTTGTTCCACAAGAAAGACCCCCGGATCATCGAGATCGACCGCTTTCAGGTGGAAATCTTTCCGGAGGGCCACATGCTGTTGATTCAAAATGTGGACCGGCCCGGCGTCATCGGCGCGGTGTCATCGGCGTTGGGTGATCATCAGATCAACATCGCGCGTATGCAGTGTTCGCGAGAAGAACGAGGGGGCAATGCGCTCTTGATCATCGGGCTTGATGCACCGATCGCTCCGGCCATCGTCGAGCGTATTCGAACCTCGCCGAATATTCTTTCCGTCAAAGTCGTCGATCTGTCCCCGGGGCTCTAA